A region from the Streptomyces lydicus genome encodes:
- a CDS encoding DUF5947 family protein, whose translation MSGRQAASPRLGPAAAHRGLRRFRAPVPPTPERCELCGVVLAEHNHRHLVNTERRALACACTACALLFDRPGAGGGQFQTVPDRYLVDPGHTLDDASWNLLQIPVGVVFFLRHSDPDRLVALYPSPAGATESELDASTWQSVLAASRLTGLLRPDVEALLLRRSEGRIDCYLVPVDICYELVGRMRLLWQGFDGGAEARTALGDFFAKVARRAREPKGDDRT comes from the coding sequence GTGAGCGGCCGGCAGGCGGCGTCCCCGCGGCTCGGACCGGCGGCCGCCCACCGCGGCCTGCGCCGCTTCCGCGCACCGGTACCGCCCACCCCCGAACGCTGCGAACTGTGCGGTGTCGTACTGGCCGAGCACAACCACCGCCACCTGGTGAACACCGAACGCCGCGCGCTGGCCTGTGCCTGCACCGCCTGCGCACTCCTCTTCGACCGGCCCGGTGCCGGCGGCGGACAGTTCCAGACCGTCCCCGACCGCTATCTCGTCGACCCCGGCCACACCCTCGACGACGCGTCCTGGAACCTCCTCCAGATCCCCGTCGGCGTCGTCTTCTTCCTGCGCCATAGCGACCCCGACCGGCTGGTCGCGCTCTACCCCAGCCCGGCCGGTGCCACCGAGAGCGAACTCGACGCCTCGACCTGGCAGAGCGTGCTCGCCGCCAGCCGGCTGACCGGCCTCCTCCGGCCCGATGTGGAGGCGCTGCTGCTGCGCCGTTCCGAGGGCCGGATCGACTGCTATCTGGTGCCCGTCGACATCTGCTACGAACTCGTCGGCCGGATGCGCCTGTTGTGGCAGGGCTTCGACGGCGGGGCCGAAGCGCGCACCGCGCTCGGCGACTTCTTCGCCAAGGTCGCCCGCAGGGCCCGGGAGCCGAAGGGGGACGACCGGACGTGA
- the hypE gene encoding hydrogenase expression/formation protein HypE, translated as MPTVDISGWTCPAPLRDQPRVVMGHGGGGALSAELVQQIFAPAFGGEILAQLGDSAAVSLGGVRLAFSTDSYVVRPLFFPGGCIGDLAVNGTVNDLAMSGAKAAYLSCGFILEEGVEMPVVAGVADAMGAAARAAGVEVATGDTKVVEAGHGDGVYLNTAGIGLIPAGVDLRPQRVTPGDVVIVSGDIGLHGVAIMSVREGLEFGVEIESDCAALGGLVETMLAVTPDLHVLRDPTRGGLAAALCEIATASCTGIVIQERAVPVPPAVANACAILGLDPMYVANEGKLVAFVPREHADAVLDAMRAHPLGAGAAIIGEAVATHPGMVVAGTPLGGTRVVDLPLGEQLPRIC; from the coding sequence CTGCCCACCGTCGACATCTCCGGCTGGACCTGTCCCGCCCCGCTCCGCGACCAGCCCCGCGTCGTCATGGGACACGGCGGGGGCGGCGCGCTGTCCGCGGAGCTCGTCCAGCAGATCTTCGCCCCCGCCTTCGGCGGCGAAATCCTCGCCCAGCTCGGCGACTCCGCCGCGGTGTCCCTCGGCGGCGTGCGCCTCGCGTTCTCCACCGACTCCTATGTCGTGCGGCCGCTCTTCTTCCCCGGCGGCTGCATCGGCGACCTCGCCGTCAACGGCACGGTCAACGACCTCGCCATGAGCGGGGCCAAGGCCGCCTACCTCTCCTGTGGCTTCATCCTGGAGGAGGGCGTGGAGATGCCGGTGGTGGCCGGTGTCGCCGACGCCATGGGGGCGGCCGCGCGGGCCGCCGGAGTCGAGGTGGCCACCGGCGACACCAAGGTCGTCGAGGCGGGCCACGGCGACGGCGTCTACCTCAACACCGCCGGCATCGGGCTGATCCCGGCGGGCGTCGACCTGCGCCCGCAGCGGGTCACCCCCGGCGATGTGGTGATCGTCAGCGGCGACATCGGCCTGCACGGTGTGGCGATCATGAGCGTCCGGGAGGGCCTGGAGTTCGGCGTCGAGATCGAGAGCGACTGCGCGGCCCTCGGCGGCCTCGTCGAGACGATGCTCGCCGTCACCCCCGATCTGCACGTACTGCGCGACCCCACCCGCGGCGGGCTGGCCGCCGCGCTGTGCGAGATCGCCACCGCCTCCTGCACCGGCATCGTCATCCAGGAACGCGCCGTCCCGGTCCCGCCGGCCGTCGCCAACGCCTGTGCGATCCTCGGCCTGGACCCGATGTACGTCGCCAACGAGGGCAAGCTGGTGGCCTTCGTGCCCCGCGAGCACGCCGACGCCGTGCTGGACGCCATGCGCGCGCACCCCCTGGGGGCCGGCGCCGCGATCATCGGCGAGGCCGTCGCCACCCACCCCGGCATGGTGGTGGCCGGTACCCCGCTGGGCGGCACCCGGGTGGTCGACCTGCCGCTGGGGGAGCAACTGCCGCGGATCTGCTGA
- a CDS encoding DUF6084 family protein, giving the protein MTDLSFECTGVRADRYAAAPTLLFRLRITAAGGARVHALALRCQLRIEPARRGYHPDEAEALSDLFGERSRWGSTLQPLQFAQISLVVPGFTGETEVDLPVPCGYDLEVAAGRYFRALRDGEVPLLVLFSGTVFAGNGGFHVEPVPWNKEASVRMPVAVWQEMTDTHFPGCGWLRLPRETLDALLAYRSRHALPSWQATVESLLATAEDTEPPAPRARRFPGAAARPAAVHPASERTAP; this is encoded by the coding sequence GTGACCGATCTGTCCTTCGAGTGCACCGGTGTCCGCGCCGACCGCTACGCCGCCGCCCCCACCCTGCTCTTCCGGCTGCGGATCACCGCCGCCGGAGGGGCCCGGGTGCACGCCCTCGCGCTGCGCTGCCAGCTCCGCATCGAACCGGCCCGGCGCGGCTACCACCCCGACGAGGCCGAAGCGCTGAGCGATCTCTTCGGTGAACGCTCCCGCTGGGGCAGCACCCTGCAGCCCCTGCAGTTCGCCCAGATCTCCCTGGTCGTCCCCGGCTTCACCGGCGAGACCGAGGTGGACCTCCCGGTCCCGTGCGGCTACGACCTGGAGGTGGCGGCCGGCCGCTACTTCCGTGCGCTGCGCGACGGCGAGGTCCCGCTGCTGGTGCTGTTCTCCGGCACGGTGTTCGCCGGCAACGGAGGTTTCCACGTCGAGCCGGTGCCCTGGAACAAGGAAGCGTCCGTGCGGATGCCGGTGGCCGTCTGGCAGGAGATGACCGACACGCACTTCCCCGGCTGCGGCTGGCTCCGGCTGCCGCGCGAAACCCTCGACGCGCTGCTCGCCTACCGCTCGCGGCACGCCCTGCCCTCCTGGCAGGCGACCGTCGAGTCGCTGCTGGCCACCGCGGAGGACACCGAACCGCCCGCACCGCGCGCCCGGCGCTTCCCCGGCGCCGCCGCGCGCCCCGCCGCCGTCCACCCCGCCAGCGAAAGGACCGCACCGTGA
- the hypD gene encoding hydrogenase formation protein HypD produces MKYLDEFQNPDLARRLLDDIRSTVTRPWALMEVCGGQTHTIIRHGIDQLLPEQVELIHGPGCPVCVTPLEVIDKALEIAARPDVIFCSFGDMLRVPGSDRDLFQVRSRGGDVRVVYSPLDALKIAQQNPHREVVFFGIGFETTAPPNAMTVYQARKLGIPNFSLLVSHVRVPPAIEAIMTAPGCRVQAFLAAGHVCSVMGMGEYPELAARHRVPIVVTGFEPLDILEGIRRTVRQLERGEHTVDNAYPRAVRGEGNPAARAMLADVFEVTDRSWRGIGTIPASGWRLSERYRDYDAEYRFSVDGITTREPAACRSGEVLQGFIKPHECEAFGTLCTPRTPLGATMVSSEGACAAYYLYRRLGTTPTPQEASPVV; encoded by the coding sequence GTGAAGTACCTCGACGAGTTCCAGAACCCCGATCTCGCCCGCCGGCTGCTCGACGACATCCGGTCCACGGTGACCCGGCCCTGGGCCCTGATGGAGGTCTGCGGCGGGCAGACCCACACCATCATCCGCCACGGGATCGACCAACTGCTGCCCGAACAGGTCGAGTTGATCCACGGTCCGGGCTGTCCGGTCTGTGTGACACCCCTGGAGGTCATCGACAAGGCCCTGGAGATCGCCGCCCGGCCCGACGTGATCTTCTGTTCCTTCGGCGACATGCTCCGTGTCCCCGGCAGCGACCGGGACCTGTTCCAGGTGCGCAGCCGGGGCGGCGACGTACGGGTCGTCTACTCCCCACTCGACGCGTTGAAGATCGCCCAGCAGAACCCGCACCGCGAGGTGGTGTTCTTCGGCATCGGCTTCGAAACCACCGCACCGCCCAATGCCATGACGGTGTATCAGGCCCGTAAGCTCGGCATCCCCAACTTCAGCCTGCTGGTCTCGCACGTCCGGGTGCCGCCCGCGATCGAGGCCATCATGACGGCGCCCGGCTGCCGGGTCCAGGCGTTCCTCGCCGCAGGGCACGTGTGCAGTGTGATGGGGATGGGGGAGTACCCCGAGCTGGCCGCACGCCACCGGGTGCCGATCGTGGTCACCGGCTTCGAGCCCCTGGACATCCTGGAGGGCATCCGCCGCACCGTCCGCCAACTGGAGCGCGGCGAACACACCGTGGACAACGCCTACCCCCGCGCCGTACGCGGCGAGGGCAACCCGGCGGCCCGGGCCATGCTCGCGGATGTCTTCGAGGTCACCGACCGTTCCTGGCGCGGCATCGGCACCATCCCCGCCAGCGGCTGGCGGCTGTCGGAGCGCTACCGCGACTACGACGCCGAGTACCGCTTCTCCGTCGACGGCATCACCACCAGGGAACCCGCCGCCTGCCGCAGCGGGGAAGTCCTCCAGGGGTTCATCAAGCCGCACGAGTGCGAGGCCTTCGGGACGCTCTGCACCCCGCGCACCCCGCTCGGCGCCACCATGGTCTCCAGCGAGGGCGCCTGCGCCGCCTACTACCTCTACCGCCGACTCGGCACCACGCCCACCCCCCAGGAGGCGAGCCCCGTTGTCTGA
- a CDS encoding DUF6893 family small protein: protein MLKLALGGVLAATLAVVLKAVLPDVKRYLRIRAM, encoded by the coding sequence ATGCTGAAACTCGCCCTGGGCGGGGTGCTCGCCGCCACGCTCGCCGTTGTCCTCAAGGCCGTACTGCCCGACGTCAAGCGCTATTTGCGCATCCGGGCCATGTGA
- a CDS encoding hydrogenase maturation protease: MNAEAPVAGPPAKTLIAGVGNIFLGDDGFGVEVVRRLGEHRLRDGAEVVDIGVRGVHLAYQMLDGYHTVLLVDACARGGEPGTVHLLDATAPAGARPQDTALDGHHMTPDTVLALLDTLSAGTDGRRPERVLVVGCEPADVSEGIGLSEPVDAAVDEAVGLILRLVGTAEPAPTADAPHTSDERNTTPC; encoded by the coding sequence GTGAACGCCGAAGCGCCGGTCGCCGGACCGCCCGCCAAGACCCTGATCGCCGGCGTCGGCAACATCTTCCTCGGCGACGACGGATTCGGTGTCGAGGTCGTACGACGGCTGGGCGAGCACCGGCTGCGGGACGGGGCCGAGGTCGTCGACATCGGCGTACGCGGCGTGCACCTGGCCTATCAGATGCTGGACGGCTACCACACGGTGCTGCTGGTGGACGCCTGCGCGCGCGGCGGCGAACCCGGCACCGTCCACCTCCTCGACGCCACCGCTCCGGCCGGCGCCCGTCCCCAGGACACCGCGCTCGACGGTCACCACATGACCCCCGACACCGTGCTCGCGCTCCTCGACACACTCAGCGCGGGCACCGACGGCCGGCGCCCGGAGCGCGTTCTGGTCGTCGGCTGTGAACCCGCCGATGTCAGCGAGGGCATCGGGCTCAGCGAACCGGTCGACGCCGCGGTCGACGAGGCCGTGGGGCTGATCCTGCGGCTGGTCGGCACGGCGGAGCCGGCACCAACCGCCGACGCACCGCACACCAGCGATGAGAGGAACACGACACCATGCTGA
- the hypB gene encoding hydrogenase nickel incorporation protein HypB: MCRVVDLQQAVLAKNDACAHTLREDLAARGTAVVNLLSSPGSGKTALLERELTLARSRGIPVAALTADLATENDAVRLARSGVPVKQVLTDGLCHLEAEMLGGHLHGWLPADTRLLFIENVGNLVCPASYDLGETLRIVLASVTEGEDKPLKYPTAFGLAHLVVVTKTDIAEAVSFDEAEFRANVERINPGVEVVLTSARRGEGDGVLVDRALAARDGAPVHIPVMTRKSHHVHGAGDGQPRDECHLSGGSHTHGTDHAHHSHHGDHTHGADHGHHREHAHAPRAQDGGRPHTTDPDPDTVASGR; encoded by the coding sequence ATGTGCCGTGTCGTCGACCTGCAACAGGCGGTCCTTGCCAAGAACGACGCCTGCGCCCACACCCTGCGCGAGGACCTGGCCGCCCGTGGCACCGCGGTCGTCAACCTGCTCTCCAGTCCCGGCAGCGGCAAGACCGCCCTCCTGGAACGGGAACTCACCCTCGCCCGCAGCCGGGGCATCCCGGTCGCGGCGCTCACCGCCGACCTCGCCACCGAGAACGACGCCGTACGGCTGGCCCGCTCCGGCGTACCCGTCAAACAGGTGCTGACCGACGGGCTCTGCCACCTCGAAGCCGAAATGCTGGGCGGCCACCTGCACGGCTGGCTGCCCGCCGACACCCGGCTGCTGTTCATCGAGAACGTCGGCAACCTGGTCTGCCCGGCCTCCTACGACCTGGGGGAGACGCTGCGCATCGTGCTGGCGTCGGTGACCGAGGGCGAGGACAAACCGCTGAAGTACCCCACCGCCTTCGGGCTCGCCCATCTGGTCGTGGTCACCAAGACCGATATCGCCGAGGCGGTCTCCTTCGACGAGGCGGAGTTCCGCGCCAACGTCGAACGCATCAACCCCGGCGTCGAGGTCGTGCTCACCTCGGCGCGCCGGGGCGAAGGGGACGGAGTCCTGGTCGACCGGGCGCTGGCCGCGCGCGACGGGGCGCCGGTGCACATCCCGGTCATGACCCGGAAGTCCCATCACGTCCATGGCGCCGGGGACGGCCAGCCGCGCGACGAGTGCCACCTCTCCGGCGGGTCTCACACCCACGGCACGGACCACGCCCACCACAGTCACCACGGGGACCACACCCACGGCGCGGACCACGGCCACCACCGCGAGCACGCCCACGCACCGCGGGCCCAGGACGGCGGCCGACCGCACACCACCGACCCCGACCCCGACACCGTGGCATCAGGCCGCTGA
- the hypF gene encoding carbamoyltransferase HypF codes for MTTGQAEARAATAPEAAAGRRRITVRGVVQGVGFRPFVHTLATELGLTGHVINTGEGVVTEVEGAAAALASFGRRISTDAPPLAVVEAVDTEDVAVTGDTGFHILPSRTDGLSRTLVSPDAATCEACLAELTDPADRRHRHPFLTCTHCGPRFTIVTGVPYDRALTTMDRFPMCPRCAREYADPADRRFHAQPLSCHDCGPRLRLLTADPADRTRRPRPAPGPDPVADARRLLAAGAIVAVKGLGGYHLVCDASDDTAVALLRRRKARGDKPFALMARRVDDVTHLVRVRDEERALLTGPVRPIVLLRRRHDPAPAPDAPVLSDAVAPGSPDLGVMLPYTPLHHLLLGLPGDPHPLPAPPERGDPHGPRLLVMTSGNVAGEPIVTDDDEAVRRLAPLADAWLTHDRPIRIPCDDSVVRISDGEPLFLRRSRGYAPLPVRLPVPVRPALATGGDLKNVLCVAEGDRAWLSAHIGDMDDLATQLAFEEAEAHLETVTGVRPQVLATDRHPGYRSGQWAQRHTEGRPLVRVQHHHAHIAAAMAEHGLPDGHPVIGVAFDGTGYGDDHAVWGGEILLADYDGYRRFGQLAYVPLPGGDTTVRRPYRMALAHLRAAGLDWAADLPPVAACPPQERQLLARQLERHLNCVPTSSMGRLFDAVSSLAGICHHAGFEAQAAVALEAAALTAGEDHGPGYAFVLRAAPLGTTGADTVADPAPVLAAVVADLRAGTAPALIAARFHTAVADLVRRGCVLARERAGLTTVALTGGVFANTLLAEAAARLLRQDGFTVLRHRRVPPNDGGLALGQIVVAARIAGAAAR; via the coding sequence ATGACCACCGGGCAGGCCGAGGCGCGCGCCGCGACGGCCCCCGAGGCCGCCGCCGGACGCCGCAGGATCACCGTGCGCGGCGTCGTCCAGGGCGTCGGCTTCCGCCCGTTCGTCCACACCCTCGCCACGGAACTCGGCCTGACGGGCCATGTGATCAACACCGGCGAGGGCGTGGTCACCGAGGTCGAGGGGGCCGCCGCCGCGCTCGCCTCGTTCGGCCGGCGGATCAGCACCGATGCGCCACCGCTGGCCGTGGTCGAGGCCGTCGACACCGAGGACGTCGCGGTGACCGGCGACACCGGATTCCACATCCTCCCCTCCCGCACCGACGGCCTCTCCCGCACCCTGGTCTCCCCGGACGCCGCCACCTGCGAGGCCTGCCTCGCCGAGCTGACCGACCCGGCCGACCGCCGCCACCGGCACCCCTTCCTCACCTGCACCCACTGCGGGCCGCGCTTCACCATCGTCACCGGGGTCCCCTACGACCGTGCGCTGACGACCATGGACCGCTTCCCGATGTGCCCCCGCTGCGCACGGGAGTACGCGGACCCCGCCGACCGGCGCTTCCACGCCCAGCCCCTCTCCTGCCACGACTGCGGCCCCCGGCTGCGCCTGCTGACCGCGGACCCGGCCGACCGCACCCGCCGGCCGCGCCCGGCGCCCGGTCCCGACCCGGTCGCCGACGCCCGCCGGCTGCTCGCCGCCGGCGCGATCGTGGCGGTCAAGGGCCTGGGCGGCTACCACCTCGTCTGCGACGCCTCCGACGACACCGCCGTCGCCCTGCTGCGCCGCCGGAAGGCCCGCGGCGACAAGCCCTTCGCCCTGATGGCCCGTCGTGTCGACGACGTCACCCACCTGGTCCGGGTCCGGGACGAGGAGCGGGCCCTGCTCACCGGGCCCGTACGCCCCATCGTCCTGCTGCGCCGCCGCCATGACCCCGCACCGGCCCCGGACGCGCCGGTGCTGTCCGACGCCGTCGCCCCCGGCAGCCCCGACCTGGGCGTCATGCTGCCGTACACCCCGCTGCACCACCTGCTGCTCGGCCTGCCCGGCGACCCTCATCCCCTCCCGGCCCCGCCCGAGCGGGGAGACCCCCACGGGCCCCGGCTGCTCGTCATGACCAGCGGCAACGTCGCCGGCGAACCGATCGTCACGGACGACGACGAAGCCGTACGGCGCCTTGCGCCCCTGGCCGACGCCTGGCTCACCCACGACCGGCCGATCCGTATCCCGTGCGACGACTCCGTGGTCCGCATCAGCGACGGGGAGCCGCTGTTCCTCCGCCGCTCGCGCGGGTACGCCCCGCTGCCCGTCCGGCTCCCGGTACCGGTCCGGCCCGCACTCGCCACCGGCGGCGACCTCAAGAACGTGCTCTGCGTCGCCGAGGGGGACCGCGCCTGGCTGTCCGCGCACATCGGCGACATGGACGACCTGGCCACCCAGCTCGCGTTCGAGGAGGCCGAAGCGCATCTGGAGACGGTCACCGGGGTGCGCCCGCAGGTGCTCGCCACCGACCGGCACCCCGGCTACCGCTCCGGGCAGTGGGCACAGCGCCACACCGAAGGACGGCCGCTGGTCCGCGTCCAGCACCACCACGCCCATATCGCCGCCGCCATGGCCGAACACGGCCTCCCCGACGGCCACCCCGTCATCGGCGTCGCCTTCGACGGCACCGGCTACGGCGACGACCACGCCGTCTGGGGCGGCGAGATCCTGCTCGCCGACTACGACGGCTACCGGCGCTTCGGGCAGCTCGCCTACGTCCCGCTGCCCGGCGGGGACACCACCGTACGGCGCCCCTACCGCATGGCCCTGGCCCATCTGCGCGCCGCCGGCCTCGACTGGGCCGCGGACCTGCCCCCGGTGGCCGCCTGCCCGCCGCAGGAGCGGCAGTTGCTGGCCCGTCAGCTGGAGCGCCACCTCAACTGTGTGCCCACCTCCAGCATGGGCCGCCTCTTCGACGCCGTCTCCTCACTGGCCGGGATCTGCCACCACGCCGGCTTCGAGGCCCAGGCCGCGGTCGCTCTCGAAGCCGCGGCCCTGACCGCGGGCGAGGACCACGGGCCCGGCTATGCGTTCGTACTGCGTGCCGCCCCCCTGGGCACGACGGGTGCCGACACCGTCGCCGACCCGGCGCCGGTGCTCGCCGCCGTCGTCGCTGACCTGCGCGCGGGCACCGCCCCGGCACTGATCGCGGCCCGCTTCCACACCGCGGTCGCCGACCTCGTCCGCCGGGGCTGCGTACTGGCCCGGGAGCGCGCGGGCCTGACGACCGTGGCACTGACCGGCGGCGTCTTCGCCAACACCCTGCTGGCCGAGGCCGCCGCCCGCCTCCTGCGGCAGGACGGCTTCACCGTCCTGCGCCACCGCCGCGTCCCGCCCAACGACGGCGGACTGGCGCTCGGCCAGATCGTCGTGGCGGCGCGCATCGCAGGAGCCGCCGCGCGCTGA
- a CDS encoding hydrogenase maturation nickel metallochaperone HypA: MHEMSIALAVVDQVENADRPTGATTVNSVRLQVGELAGVVPDALAFSFELACAGTVLEGAELITEPVPARARCGPCADTWPVGMPPRLSCPGCGGATTELLSGRELQIIRVCWNDTPAPAPIPEER; the protein is encoded by the coding sequence ATGCACGAGATGTCCATCGCGCTCGCGGTCGTGGACCAGGTCGAGAACGCTGATCGGCCCACCGGGGCCACCACCGTCAACAGCGTCCGGCTGCAGGTCGGCGAACTGGCCGGGGTGGTCCCGGACGCGCTGGCCTTCTCCTTCGAACTCGCCTGCGCGGGAACGGTGCTGGAGGGGGCCGAGCTCATCACCGAACCCGTCCCCGCCCGCGCCCGCTGCGGCCCCTGCGCGGACACCTGGCCGGTGGGCATGCCGCCCCGGCTCAGCTGTCCCGGATGCGGCGGGGCGACGACCGAGCTGCTGTCCGGCCGGGAACTGCAGATCATCCGTGTGTGCTGGAACGACACCCCGGCACCCGCCCCGATTCCTGAGGAGCGCTGA
- a CDS encoding HypC/HybG/HupF family hydrogenase formation chaperone yields MCLAVPGKVLDIEERDGTRMATVDFGGVVKEVCLEYVPDLQVGEYAIVHVGFALQRLDEESARKTLALFEELGLLQEEFGDPWEAAAAPPEWEERGPGAATGAGAGAGAAPAAAVGDGVQEAGR; encoded by the coding sequence ATGTGCCTGGCGGTACCCGGCAAGGTATTGGACATCGAGGAACGGGACGGCACCCGGATGGCCACCGTCGACTTCGGCGGTGTGGTCAAGGAGGTGTGCCTGGAGTACGTCCCCGACCTGCAGGTCGGCGAGTACGCCATCGTCCACGTCGGCTTCGCGCTGCAGCGGCTGGACGAGGAGTCGGCCCGCAAGACCCTGGCCCTGTTCGAGGAACTGGGCCTGCTGCAAGAGGAGTTCGGCGATCCCTGGGAGGCGGCGGCCGCGCCACCGGAATGGGAGGAGAGGGGCCCCGGGGCCGCCACTGGAGCGGGCGCCGGAGCGGGCGCCGCACCCGCGGCCGCGGTGGGCGACGGAGTGCAGGAGGCGGGCCGGTGA